The Candidatus Tanganyikabacteria bacterium genome includes the window GGCCTTGATTCCGGCCTCCAACGTGGACATCGCGGCCGTGAGTCGGTCGGTGGTTGGGTTTTCCAAGACTCGCTCCTTTCTGGAACGCGAAAAGCCGCCCACCTGGGCGGCTTTGAGGGGGAGAAACGATTACGGGGCCGACCTCTTCTGTCGGCCCCGCTACGCGATCGGGCTTCTACGCTTCATCTGCGGCAGCCTCGTGATCATCCGGCTCGTGGGTCTGATCGCCCTGGCCCCGGACATAGTCCTTCACGACGGCCAGGGCTTCCTCGGCCGATTGCCGGCCGCCCGCGACCGAGCAGAGCGAGTACCCGACCTGCCAACGGAAGTCGGCGAGGCCGTCCAGGGCTTTCAGCCGGCGGGAGGTCGTTGCTTTCCAGCGGCCGATCCACGCGGACCAGACCCAGTTTGGTGGCATACCGCCCTTCCCAGCCGGTCGGCCGAGCAAGTGGATGTGGTCGGCCTCGGCCGCGACCGCCAGGACTTCCAGGCCCTCGTCCTCGGCGACCTGGCGCATGATCGCCTGGGCCTCGGCGGACCGGCCCTCGAACACCCGAGCCCGGAACTTCGGCGCCATCACGATGTGCCAGGCGATCGGCACCCGATAGACGCTGTGGTTGAGCGCACCCCAGGGGCCGAGCTTGGAAACCTTCTCGGCCTCGTCGATCGAGGGTAGGTGCCCGTCGGCCCGGTTCGTGGGTCTGCCGCGTTGCGGAAGTTTCGCCTCCGGCAGCGGCGCGTCGGTGTCGGTGACTTCGTCTAAGTGGTCGAGGACCAGTCGCCCGCGGTGGAACCTGCACGCCGCGCTCACCTGGCACCCGTCCGTGAGGCGGCCGACCTGGTGGGTCTTGGCCCGGACGCGGATCACCTGGTGCCCGCTCGGGCGGAGCTCCCCGTCGGCGTCCTCGTAGGCGTCTTCGACGATCATGAGCAACTCGACGTTGGCGAAATCGTCGCCGATCGGATCGAGGCGCCCGAGCCGGCCGCGGATGCGGGCGACGGCGCATCCGACAGGTAGGCCAGGATCCTCGTCCGCGTCGTCGTCGTCGATCTGCTGCCCAAGGTTGGACCACGGCTCGATCGCCGCGTCGGGGTCGGGCTCGTAGATGACCTCCCGCATGAACACGGCGCCCGGGTCCGGGCTGGCTGTGCCGGCAAGTTGCGCGGGTGACTGGCGATCCGGTTCGGCCTCGGCGGCCCGAGGAGCGCGAGTCCTGCGCAGCCTGGTTCTCAGAACCCGTGTGACCTTGTCCGCAGTCCTTGGCGTGGCCCAGAAGATCAGGGCGCTGCCGAACACCGATGCGAGCAGCGTGGCCGGCGGGACGCCTGCTTTCAGGGCCTCCACGCAGGCCAAGATGAAGATGAGGGCAAGTGCTTCGGTCAAGTTGGATCTCCTTTCACGAGAGGCCCCCCCGCCGTGCTTGGCGAGGGCGGTTGGTGCAAACTGGACGGCGACCGCGGTGCTCCGCGGCCTACAGGAACGCCTACAGGGCACCTGGCGGGCCGCCAGACGAGCGCAGCCGCCAAGGGTGGGCAAAAAGGGACTGGCCGGCCCTGAGCGCTCGTCCTAGGCCCTTCTGGACGGGCCCTG containing:
- a CDS encoding transposase → MTEALALIFILACVEALKAGVPPATLLASVFGSALIFWATPRTADKVTRVLRTRLRRTRAPRAAEAEPDRQSPAQLAGTASPDPGAVFMREVIYEPDPDAAIEPWSNLGQQIDDDDADEDPGLPVGCAVARIRGRLGRLDPIGDDFANVELLMIVEDAYEDADGELRPSGHQVIRVRAKTHQVGRLTDGCQVSAACRFHRGRLVLDHLDEVTDTDAPLPEAKLPQRGRPTNRADGHLPSIDEAEKVSKLGPWGALNHSVYRVPIAWHIVMAPKFRARVFEGRSAEAQAIMRQVAEDEGLEVLAVAAEADHIHLLGRPAGKGGMPPNWVWSAWIGRWKATTSRRLKALDGLADFRWQVGYSLCSVAGGRQSAEEALAVVKDYVRGQGDQTHEPDDHEAAADEA